The DNA window CCACCGCTCGCGGCGTCATCAACTCCGCCACCTTCACCCGCTCCAGCACCGCCTTCATCCGCGCCTGCCGCGCCTCCCCTTCCGCGCCCATGTAGATGAAGAACGCAATCACCAGCAGGAAGGGGTTGAGCGTCGCCATTCCCCACACGGCGAACAACACCGCGAAGCCTCGGCCCACCAGCGACGCCACCCGCGTCGCGCGCACGGCCCCCAGCTTCCCCACCAGCAGCGCCCGCAGAATCCGCCCCCCATCCATCGGGAACGCCGGCAGCAGGTTGAACAAGCCCAGGAAGAGGTTGAGGCCCGCCAGGTAGAAACACGCGAACTGGAGATGAAATGAGCGCGTGCCCGCGACAGCCATCGCCATGAGCCCGAAGAGCCCCGCCAACGCCAGGCTCGCCAGCGGCCCCACCAGCGCCATCAGCGCCTCATCCCGAGGCCGGGGCGGCGGCTCCGACAGCTCCGACACACCGCCCACCATCATCAGCGTAATCGACCGCACCTTCCCGCCCCGGCTCAGCGCGTACAGCGTGTGCGCCAGCTCGTGGATGAGAATCGACACGAACAGCGCCACCGCCACGCCCAGCCCCCACAGCACGGGGACCACCCCCGTCACCTGCGCGGTGGGAACGTTCGCCACCTCCGCCGCCCTCCGGAACGCGCCGCTGAAGAGATACGCCAGCAGCGGCAATACCAGC is part of the Myxococcus landrumus genome and encodes:
- a CDS encoding site-2 protease family protein codes for the protein MRETRGAWKVGSLRGIPIRVHVSLLLVLPLLAYLFSGAFRRAAEVANVPTAQVTGVVPVLWGLGVAVALFVSILIHELAHTLYALSRGGKVRSITLMMVGGVSELSEPPPRPRDEALMALVGPLASLALAGLFGLMAMAVAGTRSFHLQFACFYLAGLNLFLGLFNLLPAFPMDGGRILRALLVGKLGAVRATRVASLVGRGFAVLFAVWGMATLNPFLLVIAFFIYMGAEGEARQARMKAVLERVKVAELMTPRAVGVESGASLEQALWDLRRERRVALPVTEEGRPLGWVGVEDVRRVPDAERVLRTTREVMRPMPVVSMDENGWRALQRMVESAVPLLAVVDIEERLVGTLDADDVQRGMALLQTREERAEREARRWRQERPA